The proteins below are encoded in one region of Parvicella tangerina:
- a CDS encoding carbohydrate binding family 9 domain-containing protein has product MNKPVQIFITLVTVSLVTKGIFAQKVAKTNYYKDLVCDGVLNESVYTSDASSNFVQNFPTDSLPASLQTNVWTFYDDEYLYVAAKCFSEDNKFTIQSLARDFDLYSNDAFTVAICPLNDQTNGFYFAVTPYGTQHEGTIQYGGAFGGVSVWDNKWYSKVVSTTDGWTLEMKIPFKTLRYKSQNLEWGINFIRTDLQNNEISTWNPVPQNFDFLSLANTGILKWQNEPPKAGTNISLIPYAIGGWNKDYSSNEENLRFNGGLDAKIAITSSLNLDLTINPDFSQVDADVQITNLSRFSLFFPERRQFFLENSDIFERFGFSKIRPFFSRQIGLSNGQTIPILGGARLSGSINENWRIGLMDLQTEGTSLGPSENFAVGAIQRRVGNWGNIAFIAVNKQQFSSDSKPIAGNFNRVFGLDYNLQSPDGKHRGKFFYHHSFKGSTNDYAHASWYMYNTRKLTFHWNHEYVGKNYRADVGFVPRVQNYNSETGEFVYKTYWRLEPSITYRHYPKTGKITFIAPEIYFSEYYDADFAPTETRLAPSLYFMMKDQSSFNITAGYNQVKLLFDTDITFSSNQPHSAGYYSFNDISAYYGSSPVNLLNYEAEIKFGQYYTGSIFSANTGLAYRIQPKFKLSTSIEYNSIYFKEKFEDVQLLIFSPRVDYQFNKKMFFTTFVQYNTQVNNVNINARFQYRFRPMSDLFVVYTDNYNANIFGIKNRAMVIKLVWWLNV; this is encoded by the coding sequence ATGAATAAGCCTGTTCAAATCTTCATCACACTAGTTACTGTAAGCCTTGTTACAAAAGGGATTTTTGCTCAGAAAGTCGCAAAAACAAACTATTACAAAGACTTAGTTTGCGATGGGGTGTTAAACGAATCGGTTTATACATCTGATGCATCGTCAAATTTTGTTCAAAACTTTCCGACAGACAGTCTTCCGGCATCGCTTCAAACTAACGTCTGGACTTTTTATGATGATGAATACCTGTATGTTGCTGCAAAATGCTTCTCAGAAGACAATAAATTCACTATTCAGTCTCTGGCAAGAGATTTTGACCTTTACAGCAATGACGCATTCACAGTAGCTATTTGCCCCTTAAACGATCAAACAAATGGTTTTTACTTTGCAGTTACTCCCTATGGAACTCAACATGAAGGAACCATACAGTATGGCGGTGCATTTGGTGGTGTTAGTGTTTGGGACAACAAATGGTACAGTAAGGTAGTCTCTACAACTGACGGTTGGACCTTAGAAATGAAAATCCCTTTTAAAACACTTCGTTATAAATCGCAGAACTTAGAATGGGGTATCAACTTCATAAGAACAGACTTACAGAATAATGAAATTTCTACCTGGAATCCCGTTCCCCAAAACTTTGACTTTTTAAGCTTAGCCAATACTGGTATCTTAAAATGGCAGAATGAGCCACCTAAAGCAGGCACAAACATTTCACTCATTCCCTATGCGATTGGAGGCTGGAATAAAGACTATTCGTCTAATGAAGAAAACCTAAGGTTTAATGGCGGCCTAGATGCTAAAATTGCAATCACTTCTTCGTTGAATCTGGACCTAACCATCAATCCTGACTTCTCTCAAGTTGATGCTGACGTTCAGATTACTAACTTATCCCGCTTTAGTCTATTCTTCCCTGAGCGTAGACAATTCTTTCTAGAAAACAGTGATATTTTTGAGCGCTTTGGCTTCAGTAAAATACGTCCGTTCTTTTCTCGCCAAATCGGACTTTCAAACGGACAAACAATTCCTATTTTGGGCGGAGCCAGACTAAGTGGATCAATAAATGAGAACTGGCGAATCGGCCTAATGGATCTACAAACAGAGGGTACAAGTCTGGGGCCTTCAGAAAATTTTGCGGTTGGAGCCATTCAGCGAAGAGTTGGAAACTGGGGTAACATCGCTTTCATTGCTGTCAACAAACAACAATTCTCATCAGATAGTAAACCAATAGCAGGAAATTTCAATCGAGTTTTTGGTCTTGACTATAATCTACAATCACCTGATGGAAAACATCGAGGAAAGTTTTTTTACCACCACAGCTTCAAAGGCTCCACAAATGATTATGCGCATGCTAGTTGGTATATGTATAACACCCGAAAATTAACCTTTCATTGGAATCACGAATATGTAGGAAAGAATTACAGAGCGGATGTTGGATTTGTACCCAGAGTTCAGAACTACAATAGTGAGACAGGTGAGTTTGTCTATAAAACGTATTGGCGCCTTGAGCCCTCAATAACCTACAGGCATTACCCCAAAACAGGAAAAATTACCTTTATCGCTCCAGAAATCTATTTTAGTGAATACTATGACGCTGATTTTGCTCCAACTGAAACCAGGTTAGCTCCTAGCCTTTATTTCATGATGAAAGATCAGAGTTCCTTCAATATAACTGCTGGATATAATCAGGTCAAGCTGCTTTTTGACACAGACATTACATTTTCTAGCAATCAACCGCATTCAGCTGGTTATTACTCATTCAATGACATTTCTGCCTATTATGGTTCTTCTCCAGTAAACCTATTGAATTATGAAGCTGAAATTAAATTTGGTCAGTACTACACTGGTAGTATCTTCAGTGCAAACACAGGTCTTGCTTACAGAATTCAACCAAAATTTAAGTTAAGTACATCGATCGAATACAATAGTATTTACTTCAAGGAAAAATTTGAGGATGTTCAACTGCTAATATTTAGTCCTAGAGTAGACTATCAGTTTAATAAAAAAATGTTTTTCACAACATTTGTTCAGTATAACACGCAGGTCAACAATGTAAATATCAATGCACGTTTCCAGTACCGGTTCAGACCAATGAGTGATCTCTTCGTGGTGTATACTGACAATTACAATGCAAACATATTTGGGATTAAAAATCGTGCGATGGTGATAAAATTGGTATGGTGGTTGAATGTGTAA
- a CDS encoding PKD domain-containing protein codes for MKLYLLQLITILVFTAPLKDIAAQSDSARIAQAEIGLKVYYTFQSTRDYVEDTYNESPLQFKMRHSRLLHDFSKNVIDLYVAENFDFDTIDSYFRNYLSVELPAGGNISKPDHFNNDSDNPFFTKAPNGPCVNMDFEEGTLNGWEMYEGDVNGNPAEIVNTTQIATPGAHHTIMTPGADPVVGIPTTNPNGGNFSLRLGDGTGTGARAASIRQTFLVDATNAVFTYSYAVVLEDPSGHTLGEKPFFKVNMYDQSGNPIACGEYQVVASSGLDASWTNYGAGWYRDWQTVFAPLDAYIGQNVTIEFISGDCDQSGHYGYAYVDAECSPLEIIPPGTLICDNNPVTLDAPAGAASYLWNTGSTNQSITTSTPGSYSVEVVPIQGAACSITINATVSGASGAPVADFSAVPTNVCVGETIDFTDLSTATNGAAVDYWDYNFGDGSVNASVADPSHTYAADGTYDVQFVAGVLVPGQGGCYDTVVQTVTVTPSPTAGFTNTTVCEGTATDFTDTSVDATGIATYEWDFTDDGTIDSPAQNPSFTYPTAGNYDATLIVTSNGGCTDTLTQSVTVNESALASFSQTDVCEGNTMSFNDLSSSPSGTITNWDWDFGDGTGTSIAQNPTYDYASAGSYDVVLSVQSTGGCSDDTTIAVNVYANPVADFVVDNVCDGETYDFVDSSNPSGSTITIWEWDYESDATVDFSGQNGSNLYSSAGNYDVTLYVETQEGCSNSVTQTVEVYDLPVADFTAAQECQGTSIQFTDQSSSTDGTITNWDWDFQTNGSIDNTQQNPSHVMGAAGSYTTTLTVTTDLGCTDDFSSTVVVDPLPTADYAWSDVCDGNAMSFTDNSSVASGSITNYQWDFGDFTGSSTNQNASYTYTGSGTYDVVLAVTTDQGCVGSQTYTVEVFENPVVAFTYADECDGDAVSFADNSNIYTATSATYDWDFTSDGTTDFTGLAIDHTYPSDGSYFVTLSVLTSEGCTGEATEEVVIHPLPIPAFTGQNLCQGSTVDFTNTSSISSGSIVSQFWDFGNGNTSAALEPSETFGAEGVYNVVLETTSDQGCAASTSSPIEVYPIPNAQFITADVCDESNVSFTDFSNVSNTYTTNSIVSWDWDFGTTPATGAQGQFANHTYDGPGTYTVTLDVETNRGCTDSYQYDVTVYPNPEVSFESPNPDGCTEWCPTINNTSSIASGTNSSYLWNMGDGTVLTDENPAHCFTNTSLVDVSYTVSLTVTSDFGCTTSLTESDFITVYPEPVAEFSHDPIVGDIYNPTIEFTNESLIADLNSWNFDDLGSSTEEHPTFTFPDQDSGIYEVCLYVETFNGCTNYVCHNVEIEGYSNIFVPNAFTPDDDGINDLFQPSVFGFSEEGYELMVFDRWGLLIYSSTSLQGAWDGTYKGQPCLMDTYVWKIKATDKYTGEDKSFLGHINLIR; via the coding sequence ATGAAACTCTACCTACTACAACTAATAACTATTTTAGTTTTTACAGCACCTCTAAAGGATATAGCTGCTCAGTCTGATTCTGCGCGAATTGCTCAAGCAGAGATTGGGTTAAAAGTTTATTATACTTTTCAATCGACCAGAGATTACGTTGAAGATACGTATAATGAAAGTCCGCTTCAATTTAAGATGAGACATTCAAGATTGTTACATGATTTTTCTAAAAATGTGATTGATTTGTATGTCGCTGAGAATTTCGATTTTGATACTATTGATTCGTATTTTAGAAATTACTTGAGCGTAGAACTTCCAGCAGGTGGCAATATTTCAAAGCCAGATCACTTTAATAATGACTCTGACAATCCATTTTTTACCAAAGCGCCCAACGGACCATGCGTGAATATGGATTTTGAAGAAGGAACACTCAATGGCTGGGAGATGTACGAGGGGGATGTTAATGGCAATCCAGCTGAGATAGTCAACACCACGCAAATAGCAACGCCCGGTGCACACCATACGATCATGACGCCTGGAGCAGATCCGGTGGTTGGAATTCCTACAACCAATCCTAATGGAGGAAACTTTTCCTTAAGACTAGGAGATGGAACAGGAACGGGTGCAAGAGCAGCCAGTATCAGACAAACTTTCTTAGTTGATGCAACGAATGCCGTTTTTACATATAGTTATGCCGTGGTTTTAGAGGATCCTTCGGGTCATACACTTGGAGAAAAGCCGTTCTTCAAGGTAAATATGTACGATCAAAGTGGAAACCCAATTGCTTGTGGTGAGTATCAGGTGGTTGCAAGTTCTGGACTAGACGCTTCTTGGACGAATTATGGTGCAGGCTGGTATCGAGATTGGCAAACTGTTTTTGCTCCGTTAGACGCTTACATTGGTCAAAACGTGACCATCGAGTTCATATCAGGGGATTGTGATCAAAGTGGGCATTATGGATATGCCTATGTAGATGCAGAATGTTCACCTTTAGAAATTATTCCTCCTGGAACGCTTATATGCGATAATAACCCTGTAACATTGGATGCGCCAGCTGGAGCGGCTTCATACTTGTGGAATACTGGGTCTACAAATCAGAGTATAACAACATCTACTCCTGGTAGTTATAGTGTTGAAGTCGTCCCTATACAAGGTGCAGCCTGTTCCATAACCATTAACGCCACCGTCAGTGGAGCTTCTGGAGCCCCCGTGGCAGATTTTTCGGCCGTACCGACAAACGTATGTGTGGGGGAGACCATTGATTTTACGGATTTGTCTACAGCAACCAATGGTGCTGCGGTAGATTATTGGGATTATAACTTTGGTGATGGCTCTGTGAATGCTTCGGTGGCGGATCCATCCCATACTTATGCCGCTGATGGTACTTATGATGTGCAATTCGTTGCGGGTGTTCTGGTGCCTGGCCAGGGAGGGTGTTATGATACGGTAGTGCAGACTGTAACAGTGACCCCTTCACCAACAGCAGGGTTTACAAATACAACAGTTTGTGAGGGTACAGCAACAGATTTTACAGATACTTCCGTTGATGCTACTGGTATTGCAACCTATGAGTGGGATTTTACAGATGACGGGACTATTGATAGCCCTGCGCAGAATCCAAGTTTTACTTATCCTACTGCAGGAAACTATGACGCAACATTAATTGTAACGTCCAATGGCGGTTGTACAGATACGCTAACCCAATCTGTTACGGTAAATGAATCTGCTCTAGCCTCCTTTAGTCAAACGGATGTTTGTGAGGGAAATACAATGAGTTTTAACGATCTAAGCTCATCACCATCAGGCACAATAACCAACTGGGATTGGGATTTTGGAGATGGAACAGGAACGAGTATTGCTCAGAACCCTACTTATGATTATGCCAGTGCTGGCAGTTATGATGTGGTACTTTCAGTTCAGTCAACAGGAGGGTGTAGCGATGATACAACCATAGCAGTAAATGTTTATGCTAATCCAGTAGCGGATTTCGTGGTGGATAATGTTTGTGATGGTGAAACCTATGATTTTGTGGATAGTTCAAATCCTAGTGGTAGTACAATAACAATATGGGAATGGGATTATGAGTCAGACGCTACGGTAGATTTTTCTGGACAGAATGGATCGAACCTTTATTCTTCAGCGGGCAATTATGATGTGACCTTGTATGTAGAAACTCAGGAGGGGTGCTCCAATAGTGTTACACAGACTGTTGAGGTCTACGATTTACCCGTAGCTGATTTTACGGCAGCTCAGGAGTGTCAGGGAACCTCAATTCAGTTTACAGACCAATCGTCTAGTACGGATGGTACAATTACCAATTGGGACTGGGACTTTCAAACGAATGGTTCAATTGATAACACGCAGCAGAATCCAAGTCACGTTATGGGTGCAGCAGGAAGCTACACTACTACATTGACAGTAACAACAGATCTTGGCTGTACAGATGATTTTTCTTCAACTGTTGTTGTGGACCCATTGCCTACCGCAGACTATGCTTGGTCTGACGTTTGTGATGGAAATGCAATGTCTTTTACAGATAATTCAAGTGTAGCTTCTGGAAGTATTACGAATTATCAATGGGATTTTGGCGATTTTACAGGAAGTAGCACCAATCAAAATGCTTCTTACACATATACTGGTTCAGGCACTTATGATGTGGTGTTAGCGGTTACAACCGATCAAGGATGTGTTGGATCGCAGACTTACACGGTTGAAGTATTTGAGAACCCTGTCGTGGCGTTTACTTATGCTGATGAGTGTGATGGTGATGCCGTGAGTTTTGCAGATAATTCTAATATATATACAGCCACTTCTGCTACCTATGATTGGGATTTTACCTCAGATGGGACAACGGATTTTACTGGCCTGGCGATAGATCATACTTATCCTTCGGATGGGTCGTATTTTGTAACTTTATCGGTTTTGACGTCTGAAGGATGTACTGGAGAGGCTACTGAAGAGGTTGTTATTCATCCTTTGCCTATACCAGCCTTTACTGGGCAAAACTTATGTCAGGGATCCACCGTTGATTTTACAAATACTTCTAGTATATCCTCAGGATCTATTGTATCTCAGTTTTGGGACTTCGGAAACGGTAATACAAGTGCTGCTTTAGAACCTTCAGAAACGTTTGGAGCGGAAGGTGTTTACAATGTTGTTTTGGAGACAACATCAGATCAAGGATGTGCAGCCTCAACAAGTTCTCCGATTGAAGTGTATCCAATTCCGAATGCTCAGTTCATTACAGCCGATGTTTGCGATGAGTCAAACGTATCCTTTACGGATTTTAGTAATGTATCTAATACTTATACTACCAACTCAATAGTATCTTGGGATTGGGATTTTGGAACTACACCTGCAACAGGAGCACAAGGACAATTTGCTAACCATACTTATGACGGGCCAGGTACTTACACGGTGACATTAGATGTTGAAACAAATAGAGGTTGTACGGATTCCTATCAGTATGATGTTACGGTTTATCCTAACCCTGAAGTCAGTTTTGAATCGCCCAATCCAGACGGCTGTACAGAATGGTGTCCTACTATCAATAACACGAGTAGTATAGCCTCTGGAACAAACAGTTCTTATTTGTGGAACATGGGCGATGGAACAGTATTGACGGATGAGAATCCTGCGCATTGTTTTACGAATACTTCTCTCGTAGATGTTAGCTATACCGTTTCTCTTACCGTAACTAGTGATTTTGGATGTACAACGAGTTTGACTGAGTCGGATTTTATAACTGTTTATCCAGAGCCTGTAGCTGAGTTCAGCCATGACCCTATAGTTGGAGATATTTATAATCCAACCATTGAGTTTACTAATGAATCTTTAATTGCAGACTTGAATAGTTGGAATTTTGATGATTTGGGTTCATCAACAGAAGAACACCCTACATTCACATTTCCTGATCAGGACAGTGGAATCTATGAGGTATGTCTGTATGTAGAAACATTCAATGGTTGTACTAACTATGTATGTCACAATGTTGAGATTGAAGGTTACTCAAATATATTTGTTCCTAATGCGTTCACTCCAGATGATGACGGTATTAATGATCTGTTTCAACCTTCTGTGTTTGGTTTTTCAGAAGAAGGATATGAACTTATGGTTTTTGATAGATGGGGGTTGTTGATCTATAGTTCTACCAGTCTTCAAGGAGCATGGGACGGAACTTACAAAGGCCAACCTTGCTTGATGGATACCTATGTTTGGAAGATCAAGGCGACAGATAAATACACAGGTGAAGATAAATCCTTCTTGGGCCATATCAATCTGATACGTTAA
- a CDS encoding phosphatidylserine decarboxylase yields the protein MTEIKYINRETNSLETEEVPGSGAMHFLYGNPIGKFSLWFFIKRKVFSSWFGKYMSSKRSAKKIPGFVESHNIDLSQYVVPDGGFQSFNDFFYRKIKADQRPIGEGVISPADGRILVFPTITDASKFYVKGKTFDLIEFLRDEQLAQLFNEGSLCVVRLAPVDYHRYHFPVGGVPSESKLINGYYYSVSPIALQKNFQIFLENKREYSVLKTASHGKVLICDVGATLTAGIQQTYVAGKSVNKGDEKGYFYFGGSTLILLFEKDAITFSKDLIENTHNGFETLVKMGETIGK from the coding sequence ATGACAGAGATAAAGTATATCAACAGAGAAACGAATTCGCTTGAAACAGAGGAAGTACCTGGATCAGGTGCTATGCATTTCCTTTATGGAAACCCTATTGGCAAATTCTCTCTTTGGTTTTTTATCAAGAGAAAAGTATTTAGTTCCTGGTTTGGTAAATACATGAGCTCAAAACGATCGGCTAAGAAGATCCCAGGTTTTGTAGAAAGTCATAATATTGACCTTAGTCAGTATGTTGTTCCAGATGGAGGATTTCAAAGTTTTAATGATTTCTTTTACCGTAAAATTAAAGCAGACCAGCGTCCAATAGGAGAAGGGGTTATTTCGCCTGCTGATGGTAGGATATTGGTTTTTCCAACAATCACTGACGCATCCAAGTTTTATGTGAAAGGAAAGACGTTTGATCTAATTGAGTTCTTAAGGGATGAACAACTAGCACAATTGTTTAATGAAGGTTCTTTATGCGTAGTGAGATTAGCGCCAGTTGATTATCATCGCTATCACTTCCCTGTGGGTGGGGTGCCGTCAGAAAGTAAGTTGATTAACGGGTATTATTATTCTGTTTCGCCAATCGCTCTTCAAAAGAACTTCCAGATATTTTTAGAGAATAAGAGAGAATATTCAGTGCTAAAAACAGCGTCTCATGGGAAGGTTTTGATCTGTGATGTAGGGGCGACATTGACAGCAGGGATTCAACAAACCTATGTTGCAGGAAAAAGTGTTAACAAAGGAGATGAGAAGGGGTACTTCTATTTTGGCGGCTCAACATTAATCCTTCTTTTTGAGAAAGATGCCATAACCTTTTCAAAAGATCTTATTGAGAACACGCACAATGGATTTGAGACACTTGTAAAAATGGGAGAAACTATTGGTAAGTAA
- a CDS encoding sensor histidine kinase codes for MRSLLSFVIMLLTLSFLSQEYSFVQYSVEDGLPQTQVYALSSDDQGYLWLGTAGGAAKFNGKEFKHYGTSNGLVDNNVSDVKQYAGYTWIFTNKGVTRIVGKEVVTYDLMEALKGGYVSTAGFRSETNSLIIANKNEVIFEIELNDHGELLLESSSQIVLDHHYENVRKIYEDSGHDVWIMGDGLLGYLDGNNVWNEVVIKGSSHNVSDMEEDKNGDYWLSVYDEGIYHWKKGVQEHYTYEDGLISSLIRNIFIDTEGRIWCASKSGVSVLRDDGFSNFNTNNGLPSDNIETICEDREGNIWLASDGAGAFRFTSDEFVNYPVSSGLKTEYVMTGFQDKSGDYWFGTYNNGIVRYDGQNYDYFNVENGKILNNVVWSSLEDTEGRFWFGTSNGLVLFEEGEIENFSAVDWLPSDKITSIYEPSGTHSVWFGTSKGLGVYGEDTSYAVPSSENLSLKSIRAMEKGINDQIWLGTSNGIVVSDGSFFEPWINNDQLEDKLVYCIKNYKDSLWFIGTSNGLYYTDGIHVERMTLHTSFGANFINFLDIERERYLWVGTNNGVFEVDLPNYLKSSDQGILHHRRNSGLKSVETNLNAVFVDTKNRVWMGTGKGTVRFDRSKRRNNIVDLIPMVQIVEMQLDLKSTDWSHFTDEVNTTTELPEHLSLSFRENYLTFYFEGVSLSHPDEVVYKIKLDGLDEDWTPPIEQNSFTYPNLSYGNYTFSVIASIDGKNWSAPVSVSFEIRKPYYLTWWFISIMFMFTFALIYLIYRRRKMIREQKLRTEKLYYKSRLLTLEQQTLNASMNRHFIFNALNSIQYYINTQDRISANKYLTSFAKLIRKNLDSSVNDTGTVTLHDELERLELYISLEHMRFQKKFDYEINVDESLDQESIQIPPMILQPFVENSIWHGLLPQETGGKIWVRIFPRGKNIVFEIEDNGIGIEESRKSKTDNSHHSKGMLITSGRIDILKKVTQQKMTIVGPYQINNKDGSPKGTRVELVLEREV; via the coding sequence ATGAGATCATTACTCAGTTTTGTAATAATGCTATTGACGCTATCATTCCTGAGTCAGGAGTATAGTTTCGTACAATATTCTGTTGAGGATGGATTACCACAAACGCAAGTCTATGCACTTTCTTCCGATGACCAGGGTTATTTATGGTTAGGAACTGCTGGTGGCGCTGCGAAATTCAATGGGAAGGAGTTTAAGCATTACGGAACATCGAATGGTTTGGTCGATAATAATGTGTCTGATGTAAAACAATACGCTGGTTACACATGGATATTTACTAACAAAGGAGTGACAAGAATAGTTGGTAAAGAAGTGGTTACCTATGATCTGATGGAGGCGCTGAAAGGAGGATACGTCTCAACAGCAGGTTTTCGTTCGGAGACCAACTCATTGATAATCGCCAATAAAAATGAAGTAATCTTTGAAATAGAATTGAACGATCATGGCGAATTACTCTTAGAATCCTCATCACAAATAGTTTTAGATCATCATTATGAGAATGTCAGAAAAATTTATGAAGACAGCGGACATGATGTTTGGATAATGGGAGATGGGTTACTCGGTTATTTAGATGGTAATAACGTTTGGAATGAAGTTGTAATTAAAGGCTCTTCTCATAATGTTTCCGATATGGAAGAAGATAAGAATGGAGACTATTGGCTGAGTGTTTACGATGAAGGAATCTATCATTGGAAAAAGGGAGTACAGGAGCATTATACTTACGAAGATGGATTAATTTCTTCTCTGATTCGTAATATCTTTATTGATACCGAAGGTCGGATTTGGTGTGCGAGTAAAAGCGGAGTCTCTGTCTTAAGGGATGATGGCTTTTCAAATTTTAATACTAATAATGGTTTGCCAAGCGATAATATTGAAACGATATGCGAGGATCGGGAAGGAAACATTTGGTTGGCCAGTGATGGGGCTGGAGCATTTCGGTTTACGAGTGATGAATTTGTTAACTATCCTGTTTCTAGTGGGCTAAAGACAGAGTATGTGATGACTGGCTTTCAAGATAAGTCTGGAGATTACTGGTTTGGAACCTACAACAATGGAATTGTCAGATACGATGGTCAGAATTATGATTATTTTAACGTAGAGAACGGTAAAATTCTCAACAATGTAGTTTGGAGTTCGCTTGAAGACACAGAGGGACGATTTTGGTTTGGGACATCAAACGGTTTGGTCTTGTTTGAAGAAGGTGAGATTGAGAACTTCTCCGCAGTTGATTGGTTACCTTCTGATAAAATTACATCCATCTACGAGCCTTCTGGGACACACAGTGTGTGGTTTGGAACATCTAAAGGATTGGGAGTGTATGGGGAAGATACTTCCTATGCGGTCCCTTCATCTGAAAATCTGTCCTTAAAAAGCATTCGAGCCATGGAAAAAGGTATCAATGACCAAATCTGGTTAGGTACCTCTAACGGAATAGTTGTTTCTGATGGCAGTTTTTTTGAACCATGGATCAATAATGATCAACTCGAAGATAAGTTAGTGTACTGTATTAAGAACTACAAAGATTCACTTTGGTTTATTGGTACGAGTAATGGCCTTTATTATACAGACGGTATTCACGTGGAGCGAATGACACTGCACACCTCTTTTGGCGCTAACTTTATTAATTTCCTCGATATCGAACGAGAAAGATACCTGTGGGTTGGGACTAATAATGGAGTGTTTGAGGTTGATTTGCCTAATTATTTAAAATCGAGTGATCAAGGAATCCTCCATCATAGAAGAAATAGTGGTCTTAAAAGTGTTGAGACCAACCTCAATGCTGTTTTTGTAGATACGAAGAATCGTGTTTGGATGGGAACAGGTAAGGGCACGGTGAGATTTGATCGTTCGAAAAGAAGAAATAATATTGTTGACTTGATTCCTATGGTTCAGATTGTTGAGATGCAGCTGGACCTTAAATCTACGGATTGGTCTCATTTTACTGATGAAGTCAATACTACGACCGAGCTCCCTGAGCATCTGAGCTTGTCTTTCAGGGAGAACTATTTAACCTTTTATTTTGAAGGAGTGAGTTTGTCTCATCCAGATGAAGTAGTGTACAAGATAAAACTGGATGGTTTAGATGAGGATTGGACCCCCCCTATCGAACAAAACTCGTTCACTTACCCTAATCTTTCTTATGGAAACTACACATTCAGTGTGATAGCGAGTATTGATGGAAAGAATTGGTCCGCCCCAGTGTCTGTTTCGTTTGAGATTCGAAAGCCCTATTACCTGACTTGGTGGTTTATCTCAATCATGTTTATGTTCACTTTTGCATTGATCTATCTGATCTATCGCAGACGAAAAATGATTCGAGAGCAAAAGCTGAGGACCGAGAAACTGTATTATAAATCTAGGTTGTTGACATTGGAGCAGCAAACGTTAAATGCAAGTATGAACAGGCATTTTATCTTCAATGCACTTAACTCGATTCAGTATTATATTAATACGCAGGATAGAATTTCAGCGAATAAATACCTAACCAGCTTTGCCAAGTTGATCAGAAAAAATTTGGACTCATCGGTTAATGACACAGGAACTGTTACACTTCATGATGAATTAGAAAGGCTAGAGCTTTATATCTCATTAGAACACATGAGGTTTCAAAAGAAATTCGATTATGAGATTAACGTTGATGAATCCCTCGATCAGGAGTCGATTCAAATTCCGCCAATGATTCTTCAGCCATTTGTAGAAAATTCCATCTGGCATGGACTACTTCCTCAGGAAACTGGAGGTAAGATTTGGGTGCGCATTTTTCCAAGAGGTAAGAATATTGTTTTTGAAATTGAAGACAACGGTATCGGAATTGAAGAAAGTAGAAAATCTAAAACGGATAATTCACATCATTCGAAAGGAATGCTGATTACCTCAGGTAGAATTGACATCCTTAAGAAAGTGACTCAGCAAAAGATGACTATTGTTGGTCCCTATCAGATTAATAATAAAGATGGATCTCCAAAGGGAACCAGAGTTGAACTTGTTTTGGAGCGGGAAGTGTAA
- a CDS encoding CPBP family intramembrane glutamic endopeptidase — protein sequence MNPVLEKYGQVVKSLNLSWVVIVFLSFSAGVGEEFFFRGVLQDYLGIVITAIIFVLIHGYLNPFDKIIFVYGLMMTVIIIGVGFIDKYIGLTSAMVAHMVIDVILFYKLSNTDLLQDPFFIKQDADFSENNQ from the coding sequence ATGAACCCGGTATTAGAAAAGTACGGGCAGGTTGTTAAATCACTAAACTTAAGTTGGGTGGTAATCGTATTTCTTAGCTTCAGCGCAGGGGTAGGTGAGGAGTTCTTTTTTAGAGGTGTTTTGCAGGATTACTTAGGAATCGTTATTACGGCTATAATATTTGTGCTAATACATGGCTATTTAAATCCTTTTGACAAAATTATTTTCGTCTATGGACTAATGATGACAGTGATTATTATTGGCGTAGGTTTCATAGACAAATACATTGGTCTTACATCAGCAATGGTTGCTCACATGGTAATTGATGTAATTTTATTCTATAAGTTGTCAAATACTGACCTGCTTCAAGACCCTTTTTTTATCAAACAGGATGCTGACTTCTCTGAAAATAATCAATAA